The following proteins come from a genomic window of Paenibacillus spongiae:
- a CDS encoding extracellular solute-binding protein, with translation MKTYRRGFKWIGAVCAVMLMIAMLAACGGNNASEEPGSGTETNSGTANELNEGKDGGEPAVNLADLKGEVKLLTVWGGMYTEHFAKVFEDFNKDYPNIKVTFMEQTTADLAALIAAGEIPDVISSNALAADLRKDSMIEDLTPYLNKSPDITPELYYEPAYKRSVDSTGAVWALPVSVDPNFALAINNDVLEQYGFTELPEINSLQELGDFLKKFWVTENGEQVMTTFAPNEIYGGNNSLITMAYLNGADASNYFNEAENKVTYNDPVIVEALQWIVDFKRENIDDERMAKLHSTLPENTGRLLAGKSLMEPHVTPLLWGFLELNPDLTIAPMPMESLWIGGWSFSLTTAGKKENKEAAWALLKWMTSSKAGAESFQKHLGWISGIKDNPYLEAKAETDPVIAFALQVLKNTPKLPPYIPVDNAKEFDTKWAEVMAGTLEPKAFLDHMTTFTQALLDEQKK, from the coding sequence ATGAAAACGTATCGCAGGGGATTTAAATGGATCGGCGCTGTATGTGCGGTTATGCTGATGATTGCGATGCTAGCGGCTTGCGGCGGGAACAACGCGAGCGAAGAACCGGGATCCGGAACGGAAACGAACAGCGGGACGGCCAACGAGCTCAATGAGGGAAAGGATGGCGGTGAACCTGCCGTCAATCTGGCTGATCTGAAAGGCGAGGTTAAGTTACTGACTGTTTGGGGCGGAATGTATACAGAACATTTTGCCAAGGTGTTCGAAGACTTTAATAAAGATTATCCGAATATCAAAGTCACGTTTATGGAGCAGACGACCGCAGATCTCGCAGCACTCATCGCTGCTGGCGAGATTCCGGATGTGATTTCATCGAACGCTCTAGCCGCCGACTTGCGCAAAGATAGTATGATCGAGGATTTGACGCCTTACCTGAACAAGAGTCCCGATATTACGCCCGAGCTCTATTACGAGCCGGCCTATAAGCGATCCGTCGATTCTACCGGGGCTGTATGGGCACTGCCGGTCTCGGTTGACCCGAACTTTGCGCTAGCGATCAATAACGACGTTCTGGAGCAATACGGGTTCACGGAGCTGCCGGAGATCAATTCACTGCAGGAGTTAGGCGATTTTCTAAAAAAATTCTGGGTAACAGAGAACGGGGAGCAGGTGATGACGACGTTCGCCCCGAATGAGATTTACGGGGGTAACAACAGCTTGATTACGATGGCTTATCTGAACGGCGCGGATGCGTCCAACTACTTCAACGAGGCGGAAAATAAAGTTACTTACAATGATCCGGTCATTGTCGAGGCGCTGCAGTGGATCGTCGATTTCAAACGGGAGAACATCGACGATGAGCGGATGGCCAAATTACATTCCACCTTGCCGGAAAATACCGGAAGACTCTTGGCGGGTAAATCGCTGATGGAGCCGCATGTAACGCCACTCTTGTGGGGATTTCTGGAGCTAAACCCGGATCTGACAATCGCGCCGATGCCGATGGAATCGCTGTGGATCGGAGGATGGTCGTTCTCGCTGACGACGGCCGGCAAGAAAGAAAATAAAGAGGCTGCGTGGGCGCTGTTGAAATGGATGACCTCGTCGAAGGCCGGGGCCGAATCGTTTCAGAAGCATTTAGGCTGGATTTCGGGCATCAAGGATAACCCGTATCTCGAAGCCAAAGCGGAGACAGATCCGGTTATCGCTTTCGCATTACAGGTGCTCAAGAATACGCCGAAGCTGCCGCCTTACATTCCGGTTGACAACGCCAAAGAGTTCGACACGAAATGGGCGGAAGTGATGGCCGGCACGCTCGAACCGAAGGCGTTCCTGGATCATATGACCACCTTCACCCAAGCTTTGCTGGACGAACAGAAGAAATAG